A genomic stretch from Vanrija pseudolonga chromosome 6, complete sequence includes:
- the pab gene encoding Para-aminobenzoate synthase: MVPPLPRTVIIDYYDSYTNNLLILFTQLYSDSEVLRKVVVIKADKYDWPTFRREVIPNTDCVILSPGPGRPDHPADIGFALELLREHPVPILGVCLGHQALGVAFGGKIMNTPKITHGHVVRVVPVSPPLGPFASPIWPAEANAGFDAVVYNSLAIDPASVPSELEITAWSDPQNGSEPTIQGLAHKEFPLWGVQYHPESISSTRGNSLLHAFLDKVHEFHHCPPVYPRLEKQIVSACTYRVAASAAPTRSTSPVPGLNPVREKARLQLAERRFGDLGKERETSEIYERVVRTETNRVGEIWLDGKSPSRPTTTSLTAPTFVITYALSTRTVNLYTPANPETPAASLVLHGGETFWSWFNAGQSALAEKVDGEAGGFRGGWVGWFTYEMKEESLAGYRRPPQAVVERVDAVWSWSDKVLERREDGEWIARAVIADSGSPTGADMLDWLHSNGVEFGVSAASADEFISKAEDALKSAPQPFTTPTPAFPQFRPRISGETHMSRIDACREAIREGESYELNQTMSFIATLPPDSDRYATYIRLRRFNPAYYSTFISFPGILTPKGRGLHVLSSSPERFLQIIGDVIEMRPIKGTARRVQPGQCVCVPGRGCGGTDKGSEACIAEAKYEDERRGKELSEDLKERAENLMIVDLIRSDLLSCCVPSTVKVPQLIALESYGVHNLVTTVRGTLAPQIGAVEAVKRCFPPGSMTGAPKLRSVQLLDDFEEHYPRGIYSGALGYISLCGSADLSVVIRTMVLEGDQLSIGAGGAITWLSEREGEWKEVLTKVQSVVGPLEGL, from the exons ATGGTGCCCCCTCTCCCGCGTACCGTCATCATCGACTACTACGACTCGT ACACAAACaacctcctcatcctcttcACCCAGCTCTACTCGGACAGCGAGGTCCTGCGCAAGGTCGTGGTCATCAAGGCGGACAAGTATGACTG GCCCACATTCCGACGCGAGGTCATCCCCAACACCGACTGCGTGATCCTCTCCCCTGGTCCCGGCCGGCCCGACCACCCAGCC GACATTGGcttcgcgctcgagctgctccgcgAGCACCCCGTCCCCATCCTCGGCGTGTGCCTCGGCCACCAAGCTTTGGGCGTCGCGTTCGGTGGCAAG ATCATGAACACGCCCAAGATCACACACGGCCACGTCGTCCGCGTCGTGCCCGTGTCTCCTCCCCTCGGGCCGTTCGCGTCCCCCATCTGgccggccgaggccaacgccgGCTTTGACGCGGTCGTGTACAACAGTCTCGCGATCGACCCCGCCAGCGTCCcctccgagctcgagatcaCGGCCTGGTCTGACCCCCAGAACGGGAGCGAGCCGACCATCCAGGGCCTGGCGCACAAGGAGTTTCCTCTCTGGGGCGTCCAGTACCACCCAGAG tccatctcgtcgacgcgcggTAACAGCCTCCTCCACGCCTTCCTTGACAAGGTCCACGAGTTTCACCACTGCCCGCCAGTGTACCCCCGCCTCGAGAAGCAGATCGTGTCCGCGTGCACTTACCGTGtcgcggcttcggcggcccccactcgctcgacctcgcccgtcCCCGGCCTCAACCCCGTCCGCGAGAAGGCCAGATTACAGCTTGCGGAACGCCGTttcggcgaccttggcaaggagcgcgagacgAGCGAGATCTACGAGCGTGTTGTGCGGACGGAGACGAACCGTGTCGGCGAGATCTGGCTGGATGGCAAGAGT cCATCACGCCCTACGACAACGTCACTCACCGCGCCGACCTTTGTCATCACCTACGCGCTCTCCACACGTACAGTAAACCTTTACACCCCGGCAAACCCGGAGACCCCAGCGGCCTCCCTCGTTCTACATGGCGGTGAGACCTTCTGGTCATGGTTCAACGCCGGCCAGTCGGCACTCGCTGAGAAGGTTGACGGTGAGGCTGGTGGCTTCCGCGGTGGCTGGGTCGGATGGTTCACCTACGAGATGAAGGAGGAGAGTCTGGCAGGTTACCGCCGACCCCCTCAGGCGGTTGTGGAGCGTGTGGACGCCGTGTGGTCGTGGTCCGACAAGGTCCTCGAGCGGAGGGAAGACGGCGAGTGGATTGCCCGTGCCGTCATTGCCGACTCTGGATCGCCTACCGGCGCCGACATGCTCGACTGGCTCCACTCGAACGGCGTCGAGTTTGGCGTGTCGGCTGCATCAGCCGACGAGTTCAtctccaaggccgaggacgcgctcaagTCCGCCCCCCAGCCCTTCACCACTCCGACACCCGCATTCCCCCAATTCCGCCCTCGCATCTCGGGCGAGACCCACATGTCGCGCATCGACGCATGCCGTGAAGCCATTCGCGAAGGCGAGAGCTACGAACTGAACCAGACCATGTCGTTCATTGCCACGCTTCCGCCAGACTCGGACCGATATGCCACATATATCCGCCTGCGGCGCTTCAACCCAGCATACTACTCGACATTCATTTCTTTCCCCGGCATCCTCACGCCAAAGGGCCGCGGCCTGCACGTCCTCTCGTCGTCCCCCGAGCGGTTCCTCCAGATCATCGGCGACGTTATTGAGATGCGCCCTATCAAGGGCACTGCGCGCCGTGTGCAGCCGGGACAGTGTGTCTGTGTGCCCGGTAGAGGCTGTGGCGGCACCGACAAGGGCAGCGAGGCTTgcatcgccgaggccaagtaTGAGGACGAGAGGCGAGGCAAGGAGTTGAGCGAGGACCtcaaggagcgcgccgagaacCTCATG ATTGTCGACCTCATCCGCTCCGACCTGTTATCCTGTTGCGTGCCCTCGACTGTCAAGGTACCTCAGCTGATCGCGCTCGAGTCGTACGGGGTACACAACCTCGTGACGACGGTgcgcggcacgctcgcgccgcagattggcgccgtcgaggccgtcaagcgcTGCTTCCCGCCCGGGTCGATGACGGGCGCGCCCAAGCTACGCTCGgtccagctgctcgacgactttgaggagCA
- the MTHFS gene encoding 5-formyltetrahydrofolate cyclo-ligase — translation MAAVFADKALLRKGMLRTLRALTEEQLSEQSAAVFNVLRQQKFYQEARSVGCYLSMKKGELRTGAIVSDLLQSNKALYTPYLPPAASQADQDTPLMEMLRLYSPADLAACPLDKWGILDPGTVRRDAGHDGERREDVNDTSAPALDLILVPGVAFDAACNRVRVAPPTDNPDPQLGRGKAHYDRFLASYSSTRGKPLLIALALSPQLVDTPVPVTPSDFVLDGVVSPSGLVWRDGAQR, via the exons atggcaGCCGTATTCGCCGACAAGGCGCTCCTGCGCAAGGGCATGCTGCggacgctgcgcgcgctgacgGAGGAGCAGCTGTCCGAGCAGT cggcggcagtgtTCAACGTGCTCAGGCAGCAAAAGTTCTACCAGGAGGCGCGCAGCGTGGGGTGTTACCTGTCTATGAAGAAGGGCGAGCTGCGCACCGGCGCGATCGTCAGCGACCTGCTACAGT CGAACAAGGCACTGTACACCCCCTACCTGCCCCCCGCGGCCTCGCAGGCAGACCAAGATACCCCGCTCATGGAGATGTTGCGGCTCTACTcgcccgccgacctcgccgcgtgCCCGCTGGACAAGTGGGGCATCCTTGACCCTGGCACGGTGCGCCGGGACGccgggcacgacggcgagcggcgcgaggacg TCAACGACACCTCGGCacccgcgctcgacctcatcctcgtccccGGCGTAGCGTTCGACGCGGCATGTAACCGCGTACGTGTTGCCCCACCCACAGACAATCCTGACCCGCAGCTTGGCCGCGGAAAGGCACACTACGACCGCTTCCTGGCCTCCTACTCGTCCACAAGGGGCAAGCCATTACTGA tcgcgctcgccctctcgccgcagctcgtcgacacccCGGTCCCCGTGACCCCGAGCGACTttgtgctcgacggcgtcgtctcgcCCTCTGGGCTTGTgtggcgcgacggcgcgcagagATAG